In Candidatus Binatus sp., the following are encoded in one genomic region:
- a CDS encoding TetR/AcrR family transcriptional regulator: protein MSVQERHRRERHARGQAILDAAALVFARHGLEGATIEMVAREAEVAVGTIYLYFASRDDLYLSLIAERMDRLRASYVEIFARGLDPLDELKTTASAYLDYQRESRELFISQHSVVYTQLQKRLKRAAELRNFERVMDLGHEVFGLWESTVRRAFESGVIANSMGPKKTAAVIWASMNGAFMLMGDDNFFRDVTGLNPEHFLDEALELHLAASQLGARRNGNSHARAPIRKKAASAVRTSRARNSKIQDSQEVSVPTPA, encoded by the coding sequence GAGCGTTCAGGAACGGCATCGCCGCGAGCGTCATGCACGTGGGCAGGCGATCCTCGACGCCGCGGCGTTGGTGTTCGCGCGCCACGGCCTCGAAGGCGCGACGATCGAGATGGTCGCGCGGGAAGCCGAAGTGGCCGTCGGCACGATCTATCTGTACTTCGCTTCGCGCGATGACTTGTACCTGAGCCTGATCGCGGAGCGGATGGATCGGCTGCGCGCCAGCTACGTCGAGATCTTCGCGCGCGGGCTCGACCCGCTCGACGAGCTCAAGACCACCGCCTCGGCGTATCTCGACTACCAGCGCGAATCGCGCGAACTGTTCATTTCGCAGCATTCGGTGGTGTACACGCAGCTTCAGAAGCGCCTGAAGCGCGCCGCCGAGTTGCGCAATTTCGAGCGCGTGATGGATCTGGGCCACGAAGTTTTCGGACTATGGGAGAGCACGGTTCGGCGCGCATTTGAAAGCGGAGTGATCGCGAACTCGATGGGTCCCAAGAAAACCGCCGCGGTCATCTGGGCGAGCATGAACGGCGCATTCATGCTGATGGGTGACGACAACTTTTTCCGCGATGTCACCGGGCTGAATCCCGAGCACTTTCTCGATGAGGCGCTCGAACTTCACCTGGCGGCATCGCAACTCGGCGCGCGCCGCAATGGCAATTCCCACGCCCGCGCGCCAATCAGAAAAAAGGCAGCGAGCGCGGTTCGCACTTCCCGCGCAAGGAATAGCAAAATCCAGGATTCGCAGGAGGTCAGCGTCCCCACCCCGGCGTAA